The following proteins are encoded in a genomic region of Heliangelus exortis chromosome 7, bHelExo1.hap1, whole genome shotgun sequence:
- the NFKB2 gene encoding nuclear factor NF-kappa-B p100 subunit isoform X1: MLGLDGLLRPSSSSPLLPSGKEGMGTRMANVSLRPAPQEGCRGCCPGGRPRADMDEQFQPCLDGLDYDDFNFGPHMVEQKEPLMETVEGPYLVIIEQPKQRGFRFRYGCEGPSHGGLPGASSEKGRKTYPTVKICNYNGMARIEVDLVTHSDPPRVHAHSLVGKQCNEAGNCVAIVGPKDMTAQFSNLGVLHVTKKNMMEIMKEKLKQQKMRNRSHHLTEVELREIELEAKELKKVMDLSIVRLRFTAYLRDSSGNFTLALQPVISDPIHDSKSPGASNLKISRMDKTAGSVRGGDEVYLLCDKVQKDDIEVRFYEDDENGWQAFGDFSPTDVHKQYAIVFRTPPYYKPKIDRPVTVFLQLKRKRGGDVSDPKQFTYYPVVEDKEEVERKRKKVLPQFPQHFGGGSHMGGAGGGAGGFGSGGGGSLSFPYSPGLAYNSIYSPGPHPVGGYQGGVQMKGPETEGSGSEGQSPPESTNCKELQQHAQLCQLWMLALAHGNAHALLDYSVTTDPRVLLAVQRHLAATQDENGDTPLHLAVIHEQTAVIKQLIEVITSIPSQQIINISNNLQQTPLHLAVITKQPQVVQLLLQAHADPTLLDRYGNSLLHLALQAGDEEVLRTLLSHLGSSAPYLLRLPNFHGLLPVHLAVKAKSLSCLELLVRKGADVNAVERQGGRTPLHLAVEMENLNMATHLVKKLGADVNSRTFAGNTPLHLAAGLGSPTLTKLLLKAGADVLCENDEPISPSSSEASSDTDTDREEQEVAMELGGSPVAMEPGSDPQPPAQGQAEHRQRRCHVPLDLTRSQKVREILLQASQQGPEAELPVAPQSGKVLSLDTEALQGLEQLLNQDCSGSDWIELAKRLGLCSLVETYKATPSPSLSLLRSYELAGGSLGGLLEALDSMGLRNAVRMLHKTEALEKLQSTELKEDSAYGSQSVEEGQVPTTLALKPGGELPHSQQPQVH; the protein is encoded by the exons ATGCTGGGGCTGGATGGATTGCTGAGaccatcctcttcctccccg CTGCTTCCTAGCGGGAAAGAGGGAATGGGAACACGGATGGCAAATGTCTCTCTCAGGCCAGCTCCGCAGGAAGGATGCAGGGGTTGCTGT CCCGGCGGCCGGCCCCGCGCAGACATGGACGAGCAGTTTCAGCCC tgcctggaTGGGCTTGACTACGATGACTTCAATTTCGGTCCCCACAtggtggagcagaaggagcCCTTGATGGAGACAG tggAAGGTCCCTACCTCGTCATCATCGAGCAGCCGAAGCAG CGGGGGTTCCGGTTTCGGTACGGCTGTGAGGGCCCTTCCCACGGGGGGCTGCCCGGAGCATCCAGCGAGAAGGGGCGCAAGACCTATCCCACGGTCAAG aTCTGCAACTACAATGGGATGGCCCGGATCGAGGTGGACCTGGTGACACACAGTGACCCTCCCCGCGTGCACGCCCACAGCCTGGTGGGCAAGCAGTGCAACGAGGCTGGCAACTGCGTGGCCATTGTGGGACCCAAGGACATGACAGCTCA gttCAGCAACCTGGGTGTGCTCCACGTCACCAAGAAGAACATGATGGAGATCAtgaaggagaagctgaagcagcagaagatgCGCAACAGGAGCCATCATCTGACGG aagTGGAGCTGCGTGAGATCGAGCTGGAGGCGAAGGAGCTGAAGAAGGTGATGGACCTGAGCATCGTGCGGTTGCGCTTCACCGCCTACCTCCGGGACAGCAGCGGGAACTTCACCCTGGCCCTCCAGCCCGTCATCTCCGACCCCATCCACGACAGCA AGTCCCCCGGAGCTTCCAACCTGAAGATCTCCCGGATGGACAAGACGGCCGGCTCCGTGCGAGGAGGGGACGAGGTCTACTTGCTGTGTGACAAGGTGCAGAAAG ATGATATCGAGGTGCGTTTCTACGAGGACGATGAGAACGGCTGGCAGGCTTTTGGGGACTTCTCCCCCACCGACGTGCACAAGCAG TATGCCATCGTCTTCCGCACTCCCCCCTACTACAAGCCCAAGATCGACCGTCCCGTCACCGtcttcctgcagctgaagcGGAAGCGGGGGGGAGATGTGAGTGACCCCAAGCAGTTCACCTACTACCCCGTGGTGGAAG ATAAGGAAGAGGTGGAGAGGAAGCGCAAGAAAgtcctgcctcagtttccccagcacTTTGGAGGGGGCTCACACATGGGAGGTGCCGGTGGGGGGGCTGGAGGCTTTGGCTCTGGAGGAG GTGGCAGCCTCAGCTTCCCCTACTCCCCCGGGCTGGCCTACAACAGCATCTACTCACCCGGCCCCCACCCCGTGGGGGGCTACCAGGGGGGTGTCCAGATGAAGGGCCCCGAGACAGAGGGGTCTGGGAGTGAGGGGCAGAGCCCCCCAGAGAGCACAAActgcaaggagctgcagcagcacg cccagctctgccagctgtgGATGCTGGCACTGGCACATGGCAATGCCCACGCCCTGCTGGACTACTCGGTGACCACTGACCCCCGCGTGCTGCTGGCTGTCCAGAGGCACCTGGCTGCAACACAGGACGAGAACGGGGACAC cccTTTGCACCTCGCTGTTATCCACGAGCAGACAGCTGTGATCAAGCAGCTGATCGAGGTCatcaccagcatccccagccagCAGATCATCAACATCTCCAACAACCTGCAGCAG ACACCACTGCACCTGGCGGTCATCACCAAGCAGCCCCAAGTggtccagctcctgctgcaagCCCACGCTGACCCCACCTTGCTGGATCGCTACGGGAATTCCCTGCTGCACCTGGCCCTGCAGGCTGGGGACGAGGAGGTGCTGAGGACACTGCTGTCACACCTGGGCTCCTCTGCTCCCTACCTGCTCCGCCTGCCCAATTTCCACG ggcttCTGCCCGTGCACTTGGCTGTGAAGGCAAAGAGCTTgtcctgcctggagctgctggtgaggAAGGGAGCGGATGTGAACGCGGtggagaggcagggagggaggacCCCGCTTCATCTGGCCGTGGAGATGGAGAACCTCAACATGGCCACCCATCTGGTGAAGAAG ctgggagcagatGTCAACAGCCGGACCTTCGCTGGGAACACCCCCCTGcacctggctgctgggctgggctcccCCACCCTCACCAAACTGCTCCTCAAAGCCG GGGCAGACGTGCTGTGTGAGAACGACGAGCCCATCAGCCCATCCTCCTCGGAGGCCAGCAGCGACACGGACACCGACcgtgaggagcaggaggtggcaaTGGAGCTGGGGGGATCACCCGTGGCCATGGAGCCTGGCAGtgacccccagccccctgcccaggggcAGGCAGAGCACCGGCAGCGCCGCTGCCACGTGCCCCTGGACCTGACGCGGAGCCAGAAG GTGCGGGAGATCCTGCTGCAGGCATCCCAGCAGGGTCCCGAGGCTGAGCTGCCCGTTGCCCCCCAGTCAG ggaaGGTCCTGTCGCTGGACACTGAGGCactgcaggggctggagcagctgctgaaccAAGACTGCAGTGGGTCGGACTGGATCGAGCTGGCCAAAcgcctggggctctgcagcctggtGGAGACCTACAAGGCCACCCCCTCACCCAGCCTCAGCCTCCTGCGCAGTTATGAG ctggcggggggcagcctgggggggctgctggaggcACTGGACTCCATGGGGCTGCGCAACGCCGTCAGGATGCTCCACAAAACCGAGGcgctggagaagctgcagagcacag agctgaaggaaGACAGTGCCTACGGCAGCCAGTCGGTGGAGGAGGGGCAGGTGCCCACCACGCTGGCCCTGAAGCCGGGGGGCGAGCTGCCCCACAGCCAGCAGCCACAGGTGCACTGA
- the NFKB2 gene encoding nuclear factor NF-kappa-B p100 subunit isoform X2: protein MLGLDGLLRPSSSSPPGGRPRADMDEQFQPCLDGLDYDDFNFGPHMVEQKEPLMETVEGPYLVIIEQPKQRGFRFRYGCEGPSHGGLPGASSEKGRKTYPTVKICNYNGMARIEVDLVTHSDPPRVHAHSLVGKQCNEAGNCVAIVGPKDMTAQFSNLGVLHVTKKNMMEIMKEKLKQQKMRNRSHHLTEVELREIELEAKELKKVMDLSIVRLRFTAYLRDSSGNFTLALQPVISDPIHDSKSPGASNLKISRMDKTAGSVRGGDEVYLLCDKVQKDDIEVRFYEDDENGWQAFGDFSPTDVHKQYAIVFRTPPYYKPKIDRPVTVFLQLKRKRGGDVSDPKQFTYYPVVEDKEEVERKRKKVLPQFPQHFGGGSHMGGAGGGAGGFGSGGGGSLSFPYSPGLAYNSIYSPGPHPVGGYQGGVQMKGPETEGSGSEGQSPPESTNCKELQQHAQLCQLWMLALAHGNAHALLDYSVTTDPRVLLAVQRHLAATQDENGDTPLHLAVIHEQTAVIKQLIEVITSIPSQQIINISNNLQQTPLHLAVITKQPQVVQLLLQAHADPTLLDRYGNSLLHLALQAGDEEVLRTLLSHLGSSAPYLLRLPNFHGLLPVHLAVKAKSLSCLELLVRKGADVNAVERQGGRTPLHLAVEMENLNMATHLVKKLGADVNSRTFAGNTPLHLAAGLGSPTLTKLLLKAGADVLCENDEPISPSSSEASSDTDTDREEQEVAMELGGSPVAMEPGSDPQPPAQGQAEHRQRRCHVPLDLTRSQKVREILLQASQQGPEAELPVAPQSGKVLSLDTEALQGLEQLLNQDCSGSDWIELAKRLGLCSLVETYKATPSPSLSLLRSYELAGGSLGGLLEALDSMGLRNAVRMLHKTEALEKLQSTELKEDSAYGSQSVEEGQVPTTLALKPGGELPHSQQPQVH from the exons ATGCTGGGGCTGGATGGATTGCTGAGaccatcctcttcctccccg CCCGGCGGCCGGCCCCGCGCAGACATGGACGAGCAGTTTCAGCCC tgcctggaTGGGCTTGACTACGATGACTTCAATTTCGGTCCCCACAtggtggagcagaaggagcCCTTGATGGAGACAG tggAAGGTCCCTACCTCGTCATCATCGAGCAGCCGAAGCAG CGGGGGTTCCGGTTTCGGTACGGCTGTGAGGGCCCTTCCCACGGGGGGCTGCCCGGAGCATCCAGCGAGAAGGGGCGCAAGACCTATCCCACGGTCAAG aTCTGCAACTACAATGGGATGGCCCGGATCGAGGTGGACCTGGTGACACACAGTGACCCTCCCCGCGTGCACGCCCACAGCCTGGTGGGCAAGCAGTGCAACGAGGCTGGCAACTGCGTGGCCATTGTGGGACCCAAGGACATGACAGCTCA gttCAGCAACCTGGGTGTGCTCCACGTCACCAAGAAGAACATGATGGAGATCAtgaaggagaagctgaagcagcagaagatgCGCAACAGGAGCCATCATCTGACGG aagTGGAGCTGCGTGAGATCGAGCTGGAGGCGAAGGAGCTGAAGAAGGTGATGGACCTGAGCATCGTGCGGTTGCGCTTCACCGCCTACCTCCGGGACAGCAGCGGGAACTTCACCCTGGCCCTCCAGCCCGTCATCTCCGACCCCATCCACGACAGCA AGTCCCCCGGAGCTTCCAACCTGAAGATCTCCCGGATGGACAAGACGGCCGGCTCCGTGCGAGGAGGGGACGAGGTCTACTTGCTGTGTGACAAGGTGCAGAAAG ATGATATCGAGGTGCGTTTCTACGAGGACGATGAGAACGGCTGGCAGGCTTTTGGGGACTTCTCCCCCACCGACGTGCACAAGCAG TATGCCATCGTCTTCCGCACTCCCCCCTACTACAAGCCCAAGATCGACCGTCCCGTCACCGtcttcctgcagctgaagcGGAAGCGGGGGGGAGATGTGAGTGACCCCAAGCAGTTCACCTACTACCCCGTGGTGGAAG ATAAGGAAGAGGTGGAGAGGAAGCGCAAGAAAgtcctgcctcagtttccccagcacTTTGGAGGGGGCTCACACATGGGAGGTGCCGGTGGGGGGGCTGGAGGCTTTGGCTCTGGAGGAG GTGGCAGCCTCAGCTTCCCCTACTCCCCCGGGCTGGCCTACAACAGCATCTACTCACCCGGCCCCCACCCCGTGGGGGGCTACCAGGGGGGTGTCCAGATGAAGGGCCCCGAGACAGAGGGGTCTGGGAGTGAGGGGCAGAGCCCCCCAGAGAGCACAAActgcaaggagctgcagcagcacg cccagctctgccagctgtgGATGCTGGCACTGGCACATGGCAATGCCCACGCCCTGCTGGACTACTCGGTGACCACTGACCCCCGCGTGCTGCTGGCTGTCCAGAGGCACCTGGCTGCAACACAGGACGAGAACGGGGACAC cccTTTGCACCTCGCTGTTATCCACGAGCAGACAGCTGTGATCAAGCAGCTGATCGAGGTCatcaccagcatccccagccagCAGATCATCAACATCTCCAACAACCTGCAGCAG ACACCACTGCACCTGGCGGTCATCACCAAGCAGCCCCAAGTggtccagctcctgctgcaagCCCACGCTGACCCCACCTTGCTGGATCGCTACGGGAATTCCCTGCTGCACCTGGCCCTGCAGGCTGGGGACGAGGAGGTGCTGAGGACACTGCTGTCACACCTGGGCTCCTCTGCTCCCTACCTGCTCCGCCTGCCCAATTTCCACG ggcttCTGCCCGTGCACTTGGCTGTGAAGGCAAAGAGCTTgtcctgcctggagctgctggtgaggAAGGGAGCGGATGTGAACGCGGtggagaggcagggagggaggacCCCGCTTCATCTGGCCGTGGAGATGGAGAACCTCAACATGGCCACCCATCTGGTGAAGAAG ctgggagcagatGTCAACAGCCGGACCTTCGCTGGGAACACCCCCCTGcacctggctgctgggctgggctcccCCACCCTCACCAAACTGCTCCTCAAAGCCG GGGCAGACGTGCTGTGTGAGAACGACGAGCCCATCAGCCCATCCTCCTCGGAGGCCAGCAGCGACACGGACACCGACcgtgaggagcaggaggtggcaaTGGAGCTGGGGGGATCACCCGTGGCCATGGAGCCTGGCAGtgacccccagccccctgcccaggggcAGGCAGAGCACCGGCAGCGCCGCTGCCACGTGCCCCTGGACCTGACGCGGAGCCAGAAG GTGCGGGAGATCCTGCTGCAGGCATCCCAGCAGGGTCCCGAGGCTGAGCTGCCCGTTGCCCCCCAGTCAG ggaaGGTCCTGTCGCTGGACACTGAGGCactgcaggggctggagcagctgctgaaccAAGACTGCAGTGGGTCGGACTGGATCGAGCTGGCCAAAcgcctggggctctgcagcctggtGGAGACCTACAAGGCCACCCCCTCACCCAGCCTCAGCCTCCTGCGCAGTTATGAG ctggcggggggcagcctgggggggctgctggaggcACTGGACTCCATGGGGCTGCGCAACGCCGTCAGGATGCTCCACAAAACCGAGGcgctggagaagctgcagagcacag agctgaaggaaGACAGTGCCTACGGCAGCCAGTCGGTGGAGGAGGGGCAGGTGCCCACCACGCTGGCCCTGAAGCCGGGGGGCGAGCTGCCCCACAGCCAGCAGCCACAGGTGCACTGA